The Nostoc commune NIES-4072 genome includes a window with the following:
- a CDS encoding ATP-binding protein, with protein MLSPVFQTCLPREEILAGELSPELFAAKLRLVVEGKAPQVYQDPTAFFANTFATDGLKTLISEVFGRLVGEAVGSPIIRLETSFGGGKTHDEIALWHIAKHGRHIPGLDRFADLNLIPDRPIQAAAIACQDLDPVNGVYHADTGVTTYTLWGEIAYQINGVAGYSLLKGSDEQRVSPGTVVLERIIQGQPTVIIIDEIASYLRKAKATLVGNSNLAGQVVAFLFALMDLAASCNNLVFVYTLASSTDSFGEETTEIRETISATARQERIIKPSTDIEIYNIVKQRVFASIEANAANNASKEYLQTYKASRINLPDGCKDARYADSIEQSYPFHPELFNLLTKKIASIPNFQRTRGALRLFAGVIRYLWQNADGSQLTVDGSRLTVNRKNTVNSQQSTNWIPLIHSHHIPVGIEEEITSDLTARLERPLMRITIQADIYNKDGREAHAQLQDAEWKAAGKPPFSTWVARTIFLHSITQGISAGIRRAELNLSLLTPGLEIGFVDTALERLSEVAWYLENDPMTTLARFKEEPSINKIIAEEKAQVGITEAKDDLRSRRDAIFANRLLTLVIAPESPADVDDVSDSIALCLIDFNEATISVTTEGPPPMVEKIFNETGESGKFRTFRNRLLFLVANRQELERAIDNAREFRAIQNILNSPNRLQDLSENQQKQLKDKKGSLDLGVRVSLTNAYRHLFYPANDPVKAPKGLMHYTLPAQDSSDVKGKNNQQDVILKALKDCQKIRADDAPSYAPAYILQKVWLSGLNHWTTKALKEAFAKDLSLNIFVDAEISKLRDTIRQGLQTGNWDMKVGEKLFIKTDNGKFTLPDSIEFSERMELYRRGILEPPKPREIELNAQVLSSTESVKPVRIRWKASGALTIKLYQDGNLVAGEFRPSDEHETAIAKTTTFKIVADYGNGEVEERETPASILTYGTGTPRTPNGSEKIGDDWNDLSLFKAKPEEFDLEGTLDRVFNELGDRVQDNQVQGIQSLEISVGQVMDYRKLMTAFPMLIKLPLQIDQTATITVNEQFIRLEYQGPVKGFQSFQGAVNTLLSSPDVKADVSLKLVFEFSSPVQPNGAEISNIKQALNRNPVDRLNLTAKVTY; from the coding sequence ATGCTTTCGCCAGTATTTCAAACGTGTCTTCCTAGAGAAGAAATTTTAGCAGGGGAACTCTCCCCCGAATTATTCGCCGCCAAGTTGCGACTGGTTGTGGAAGGGAAAGCGCCGCAAGTCTACCAAGACCCCACAGCCTTTTTCGCTAATACATTTGCCACCGATGGTTTGAAAACCCTAATCTCGGAAGTGTTCGGGCGGTTGGTAGGGGAAGCTGTCGGCTCCCCGATTATTCGACTGGAAACCAGCTTTGGTGGTGGTAAAACTCACGATGAAATTGCTTTGTGGCATATTGCCAAACATGGACGGCATATTCCTGGACTAGACCGTTTTGCTGATTTAAATTTAATTCCAGACCGACCGATTCAAGCAGCTGCGATCGCTTGCCAAGACCTTGATCCAGTTAACGGTGTTTACCATGCGGACACTGGCGTTACCACATATACCCTTTGGGGAGAAATTGCTTATCAAATTAATGGTGTAGCAGGTTATAGCTTGCTTAAAGGTTCTGACGAACAGCGAGTCAGTCCAGGCACAGTGGTTTTAGAAAGGATAATCCAAGGGCAACCCACAGTCATTATCATCGATGAAATTGCCTCATACCTGAGAAAAGCCAAGGCTACTCTAGTTGGTAACAGCAACTTAGCCGGACAGGTAGTTGCTTTTTTATTCGCCCTCATGGATTTAGCAGCATCTTGTAATAATTTAGTATTTGTTTACACGCTGGCTTCCTCCACTGACAGTTTTGGCGAAGAAACCACCGAAATCCGGGAAACCATTTCCGCTACTGCTAGGCAAGAGCGGATCATTAAACCCAGCACTGATATTGAAATTTACAATATAGTTAAGCAGCGAGTATTCGCCAGTATTGAAGCTAACGCTGCCAATAATGCTTCAAAAGAATATTTACAAACTTATAAAGCTAGTCGGATTAATTTACCAGATGGTTGCAAAGATGCACGCTATGCCGACAGTATCGAGCAGAGTTATCCCTTCCACCCGGAATTATTTAATCTGCTGACTAAAAAGATTGCCTCGATCCCAAACTTCCAACGCACCAGAGGCGCTTTGCGGTTATTTGCTGGAGTTATACGTTATCTGTGGCAAAATGCTGACGGTTCACAGTTAACTGTTGACGGTTCACGGTTGACGGTTAACCGGAAAAATACAGTCAACAGTCAACAGTCAACAAATTGGATACCGCTAATTCATTCTCACCACATTCCTGTTGGTATTGAAGAAGAAATTACCAGCGATTTAACTGCCCGTTTGGAACGTCCCTTGATGCGGATTACGATCCAAGCAGACATTTACAACAAAGATGGTAGAGAAGCACACGCTCAGTTACAAGATGCAGAATGGAAAGCTGCTGGTAAACCTCCCTTTTCAACCTGGGTAGCCCGGACTATTTTTTTGCATTCCATCACTCAAGGTATATCTGCGGGTATTCGTCGCGCCGAATTAAATTTATCTTTGTTGACACCGGGGCTAGAAATTGGCTTTGTTGATACTGCCTTAGAAAGGTTGAGTGAAGTTGCTTGGTACTTGGAAAATGATCCAATGACAACTCTGGCTCGTTTCAAGGAAGAACCATCAATCAATAAAATTATTGCCGAAGAAAAAGCTCAAGTTGGAATTACCGAGGCGAAGGATGATTTACGAAGTCGCCGCGATGCCATTTTTGCTAATAGACTACTGACGTTAGTTATTGCACCGGAATCACCAGCAGATGTGGATGATGTGTCGGATAGTATTGCCTTGTGTTTAATTGACTTTAACGAGGCGACTATTTCTGTAACTACCGAAGGGCCACCGCCAATGGTGGAGAAAATTTTTAATGAAACAGGTGAATCAGGTAAATTCCGTACTTTTAGAAATCGTTTGTTATTTTTAGTTGCCAACAGGCAAGAATTAGAACGAGCAATTGACAATGCTAGGGAGTTTCGGGCTATTCAAAATATTCTAAATTCTCCCAATCGCTTGCAAGATTTATCAGAAAATCAGCAAAAACAACTCAAAGATAAAAAAGGTTCTCTTGATTTAGGGGTAAGAGTATCTTTAACAAATGCCTACCGCCATTTATTTTACCCTGCTAATGACCCAGTAAAAGCTCCCAAGGGTTTGATGCACTATACCCTTCCTGCCCAAGATTCTAGCGATGTGAAGGGTAAAAATAATCAACAAGATGTCATCTTAAAAGCACTGAAAGATTGTCAGAAAATTCGTGCTGATGACGCACCATCCTACGCCCCTGCTTATATTTTGCAGAAGGTATGGCTGTCTGGGTTAAACCATTGGACAACTAAAGCATTAAAAGAAGCTTTCGCCAAAGACTTGAGTTTAAATATATTTGTCGATGCCGAAATCTCAAAGCTCCGAGATACCATCCGCCAAGGTTTGCAGACTGGTAACTGGGATATGAAGGTGGGAGAAAAGCTGTTTATTAAAACTGATAACGGGAAGTTTACCCTACCCGACTCCATAGAATTTTCTGAACGGATGGAACTCTACCGCCGGGGAATTCTGGAACCACCAAAACCGCGAGAAATTGAACTGAATGCTCAAGTCTTGTCCAGTACAGAATCGGTAAAACCTGTGCGGATACGGTGGAAAGCATCGGGGGCTTTGACGATTAAGCTGTATCAAGATGGGAATTTGGTTGCAGGAGAGTTTCGCCCTAGTGATGAACATGAGACAGCGATCGCTAAAACCACAACTTTCAAAATTGTAGCTGACTACGGCAATGGCGAAGTAGAGGAGAGGGAAACCCCAGCAAGCATCTTAACCTACGGTACTGGTACACCCCGCACACCTAACGGTAGCGAAAAAATTGGCGATGACTGGAATGATTTATCTCTGTTTAAAGCTAAACCAGAAGAATTTGACTTGGAGGGAACACTCGATAGGGTGTTTAATGAATTAGGCGATCGCGTCCAAGATAATCAAGTTCAGGGTATCCAGTCGTTGGAAATCTCCGTTGGGCAAGTAATGGACTACCGCAAGTTGATGACGGCTTTCCCTATGTTGATCAAGCTACCCTTGCAAATCGACCAAACGGCAACTATTACTGTTAATGAACAGTTTATCCGGTTAGAGTACCAAGGGCCAGTCAAAGGATTTCAGAGTTTTCAGGGGGCTGTTAACACTTTGCTAAGTAGCCCGGATGTAAAAGCTGACGTGTCGCTGAAGCTAGTATTTGAATTTTCATCTCCAGTGCAACCAAACGGCGCAGAAATCAGTAATATCAAACA
- a CDS encoding HNH endonuclease, producing the protein MSTSRYPQNWKEIATSIKESFDWRCTRCNRVCLRPGQKPPELTLSQRRVYTLQVHHFNFDPSDNRLENLAPLCSGCHLYYHRFRRGNISPGQLSLFK; encoded by the coding sequence ATGAGTACCAGCCGCTATCCCCAGAATTGGAAAGAAATCGCCACCTCTATCAAAGAATCTTTTGATTGGCGCTGTACTAGATGCAATCGCGTTTGCCTGCGTCCTGGACAAAAGCCACCAGAGCTAACTTTATCCCAGCGCCGAGTCTATACACTTCAGGTACACCACTTTAATTTTGATCCTTCTGACAATCGCTTAGAAAATCTTGCCCCGTTATGTAGTGGCTGTCATCTTTACTACCATCGATTCCGACGAGGCAATATTTCTCCTGGTCAATTGTCATTGTTCAAATGA